From the genome of Planctomycetota bacterium, one region includes:
- a CDS encoding AAA family ATPase — protein MRTIAIINQKGGCGKTTTAINLGAMLARRGRRVLLVDMDPQSHCAAGLGIPESRLELDIGDAMLGAGSRPLDISRLLWRVARNLDLAPSRMKLAGLEASRGGLAELPDRERRLASVLHEFRHDYDVVCIDCPPSIGLLTYNALAASDTVLIPVETSYFSLQGATRQVNTVRTLSRRLGVQLPVWVLATIHDPDNAVAGDLLDELHRRFKGRVVPPVIRRDVALREAASHGQAIVDYAPHAPGAHDYNALARWAIEHLEGRVEPDAIDGAEHDGGVPEVHVPPVSPRVLATGARPGPDAHPEPGAEQSTPDLKPVSRAEDVARRAQEFLRRVATGGRTAPATGEALAESAPESGLRGGVPLPDVAPASAGSTAGAMVADAPRASSVLRLVPDAPTPVRRPSPDAARLLGVRVTNQGVLFVQPGTSGQRVAVAGSFNNWSPTAHPMSLNADLGVFELCLRLPPGAHRYRLVIDGQWSADPHNNHCEPNPFGEADSVIVVSDAAARAS, from the coding sequence ATGCGGACGATCGCAATCATCAACCAGAAGGGCGGTTGCGGGAAGACGACGACCGCGATCAACCTGGGCGCGATGCTGGCCCGCCGGGGGCGGCGGGTGCTGCTGGTCGACATGGATCCGCAGTCGCATTGTGCCGCGGGGCTGGGCATCCCCGAGAGCCGGCTGGAGCTTGACATCGGCGACGCGATGCTGGGTGCCGGGTCGCGCCCGCTCGACATCTCTCGCCTGCTGTGGCGCGTGGCGCGGAACCTCGACCTGGCCCCGAGCCGGATGAAGCTCGCCGGGCTGGAGGCCTCGCGGGGCGGGCTGGCGGAACTGCCCGACCGCGAGCGCCGGCTGGCGAGCGTCCTGCACGAGTTCCGCCACGACTACGACGTGGTGTGCATCGACTGCCCGCCGTCGATCGGGCTGCTCACGTACAACGCGCTGGCGGCGTCGGACACGGTGCTCATCCCGGTCGAGACGAGCTACTTCTCGCTGCAGGGCGCGACGCGCCAGGTGAACACGGTGCGGACGCTGTCGCGCCGGCTGGGCGTGCAACTGCCCGTGTGGGTGCTCGCGACCATCCACGACCCGGACAACGCCGTCGCCGGCGACCTGCTCGACGAACTGCACCGCCGGTTCAAGGGGCGGGTCGTCCCGCCCGTCATCCGGCGCGACGTCGCGCTGCGCGAGGCGGCGTCGCACGGACAGGCGATCGTCGACTACGCCCCGCACGCGCCCGGCGCGCACGACTACAACGCGCTCGCCCGCTGGGCCATCGAGCACCTGGAAGGACGCGTCGAGCCCGACGCGATCGACGGCGCCGAGCACGACGGCGGCGTGCCCGAGGTCCACGTTCCGCCCGTCAGCCCGCGCGTGCTGGCGACCGGCGCCCGGCCGGGCCCCGATGCCCACCCGGAGCCGGGCGCCGAGCAATCCACGCCCGACCTCAAGCCGGTGAGCCGCGCCGAGGACGTCGCACGGCGCGCGCAGGAGTTCCTGCGCCGGGTGGCGACCGGCGGTCGCACGGCGCCCGCGACGGGCGAAGCGCTGGCCGAATCCGCGCCCGAGTCGGGTCTCCGCGGCGGCGTTCCCTTGCCCGACGTGGCGCCCGCGAGCGCGGGAAGCACGGCGGGCGCGATGGTGGCGGATGCCCCGCGCGCGAGCAGTGTCCTGCGTTTGGTTCCCGACGCTCCCACGCCCGTACGCCGCCCCAGCCCGGATGCTGCCCGCCTGCTGGGCGTGCGGGTGACGAACCAGGGCGTGCTGTTCGTGCAGCCGGGCACGAGCGGGCAGCGGGTGGCGGTCGCGGGGTCGTTCAACAACTGGTCGCCCACCGCGCACCCGATGAGCCTGAACGCGGACCTGGGCGTGTTCGAACTGTGCCTGCGCCTGCCGCCGGGCGCACACCGGTACCGGCTGGTGATCGACGGGCAGTGGTCGGCGGACCCGCACAACAACCACTGCGAACCCAACCCGTTCGGCGAGGCGGACAGCGTGATCGTCGTGAGCGACGCCGCCGCCCGGGCCTCGTGA